A segment of the Methanothermococcus thermolithotrophicus DSM 2095 genome:
TTCGACAAAACATTAAATGGCTTGATATCAGGTAGTGAGGAATTGGGTATCCCTCCTGCTCCCGATAAAGTCAAGCCACAACTTCTTAAAGTAAAGCAACTATGGGATCCATACTATGAGAAAATAAAAATAATATATTCAAAAAATCCTGATGATCCAGAGGTTGAAGAAGCATTAAACTACCTGGATGAACACGATGCGGAACTATTAACTGAAATGAACAAAGCAGTAATGTTGTATAGCAACCTATACGATGAAAAACTTAAATTTGCAAATAATGTAGCAATGGCATCCACGGTATTGGCATTATTGGTCGGAATTGTTTCAATGATTTTTATAAAAAGAACTGTTTTAGACCAACTTAAAGACCTTGAAAGAATGTCAAGCGAGTTTGCCAATGGAAATTATAATATAAAACGAAAAGTAAACTTCAACGACGATGAAATTGGGAAAATATTTTCCAGTATCAAAAAAATATACCATAACTTTAAGGAAGATATGGAGAAACAAGAAGAGAATAACAAATTATTGGGAAAAACATTTACCGAGATCTTTGATGTCATGAATAAAGTCGCTGAAGGGGACTTTACTGTTAGATTGGATGAAAGTGGAGAACGAAACAGGCTTCAAAAAACCATCAACAAAACCATAGATAACATCAATAACTTAATAAAAGACCTAAAATCTCAAATAATCGACTTAAACAAAGAGATAAAAACACTAAGGGAAGAAATTGAAAGGGCAAAAGAAACCTCAGATCAGGTTGCAGATGCAGCTTCACAGGTTGCCACAGCTGCAACAGATCAGGCAAACAAACTACAGGACATTTCGCAGGACTTGGAGAACACTGGAGAGGTTGTTGAGGGTACGTACAATGCAGCTATTGATGCAGTAAATTCAGCAAATGAGATTGAAGAAAACTCAGGAAT
Coding sequences within it:
- a CDS encoding methyl-accepting chemotaxis protein → MLRNISVKTKILSTIAILVLIIMGVSSTVIIVHDSMKDDGQVINLAGKQRMLIQKMTKEAFVYKVEREENDRKDLKETSELFDKTLNGLISGSEELGIPPAPDKVKPQLLKVKQLWDPYYEKIKIIYSKNPDDPEVEEALNYLDEHDAELLTEMNKAVMLYSNLYDEKLKFANNVAMASTVLALLVGIVSMIFIKRTVLDQLKDLERMSSEFANGNYNIKRKVNFNDDEIGKIFSSIKKIYHNFKEDMEKQEENNKLLGKTFTEIFDVMNKVAEGDFTVRLDESGERNRLQKTINKTIDNINNLIKDLKSQIIDLNKEIKTLREEIERAKETSDQVADAASQVATAATDQANKLQDISQDLENTGEVVEGTYNAAIDAVNSANEIEENSGIGVQKVENAIDTMQRITNVIDDLGKAIQELGDESKKINEVTVLIKDIAEQTGLLALNASIEAARAGEAGKGFAVVASEIKSLAEEIGKSVDDIAKTITGIQGKVEKTIDLGLTGKDEVDKGVIAIDEVNNAFMKIKESVDKAAEKINAIKEGAKQASENVQQALNNVQDIASISEEFAATAEELTASAEEQNRIMDEISKATEEIAKVSDRVAKSASRFKV